The following are from one region of the Penaeus vannamei isolate JL-2024 chromosome 28, ASM4276789v1, whole genome shotgun sequence genome:
- the LOC113816552 gene encoding uncharacterized protein DDB_G0286299 has translation MVDTVSAEERRKELLEESRKYTYPEDTASIKLRYKDTALVLFKEGHDDPKSFLTFGTRRSSTVSQYGNTPLIVRRSQSSNGELSKVAEQWPSLSCRTSVSNYTLVEAGERDDDDSETEDELDVAVKSFSGELQELKETEESEGSVADDNEDATSESGKQSVVIRGTKGSETGLEVTGKQQQVSAAEEKGTLLQAGEYETRKSFIHYDLPIQRPKSVDKEKNEKISGESLDEEKSVKEHQEEMCEVQSFDDKQGDSIKEATKDTGGEIKLSEEDKTESADEKQVDDGSECPSRKAEESEGPSPKAEESERPSPKTEESEGPSPKAEESPDVLDAKAKDKESTKIIVEHAIVESHKESVLNKDEPLVDASPGRRSIGSSSPCQEKVGQDHFNQRYSHIFRTELKIVEASDLESNAKPSEASTIPADDEDDDDDIEFVDAISPVSPKIDIRSEGQIFARQSASEKEEKPTVAPTAPDASKISERVSTPSVPIQVTAGKEEEDQTKKDSANDLNKSFDREESTKFLDLPVRSPTPPKKSPRRSPRSPKSKEAGKGRHSSLILPLESEPQAVAPKGTRSASPTTKTKEHGRVFTFSLKREKSKSASSLHSRRGKDKERSSVQEGKEVGMKHQVLLHSESDDMQLEALGKRVGVRSMVIDGTIKRNFIVIHPSDESDTIGLAPRAVISNGDGNAHIRTPKALSSVKSHISGLTSNKIESVQKISLKQDIKEELTDTVRDTVSSPTTLGPVPKRSRSRKTKSTDRMRASSHSLSNYPANDSQLQRTTSGMSEVDCDSVNMSSQSLHVSTNKVTSKLCSIM, from the exons ATGGTGGACACTGTGTCTgctgaggaaaggaggaaggagcttCTGGAAGAATCTCGCAAGTACACGTACCCGGAGGACACAGCAAGTATAAAGCTACGTTATAAAGACACAGCCCTTGTGTTGTTTAAG GAAGGCCATGACGATCCCAAGAGCTTCCTCACCTTTGGAACGCGGAGGTCCTCTACAGTGAGTCAGTATGGGAACACTCCTCTCATCGTCCGCAGGTCCCAGAGTTCAAATGGCGAGCTCTCCAAGGTCGCTGAACAGTGGCCTTCTCTCAGTTGCAGAACCTCAGTAAGTAACTATACTTTAGTAGAGGCTGGAGAGAGGGATGACGATGATAGCGAGACAGAAGATGAGCTGGATGTTGCAGTCAAGAGCTTTAGCGGCGAATTACAAGAAttgaaggagacagaagagagtgaGGGCAGTGTTGCAGATGACAATGAGGATGCCACAAGTGAGAGTGGCAAGCAGAGTGTTGTTATTAGAGGGACCAAGGGGAGTGAAACTGGGTTGGAAGTAACAGGAAAGCAGCAGCAAGTAAGTGCGGCAGAAGAAAAAGGCACTCTACTGCAGGCTGGGGAGTATGAGACCAGAAAGAGCTTCATCCATTATGACCTGCCAATACAGAGGCCTAAAtcagttgataaagagaaaaatgaaaagatcaGCGGAGAAAGCCTTGACGAGGAAAAGTCTGTTAAAGAGCATCAGGAGGAAATGTGTGAAGTTCAGTCTTTTGATGATAAACAGGGAGATTCAATTAAGGAAGCCACCAAAGATACAGGCGGAGAGATTAAGTTGAGTGAAGAAGACAAAACTGAAAGTGCTGATGAAAAGCAAGTGGATGATGGGAGTGAGTGTCCATCACGAAAAGCTGAAGAGAGTGAGGGTCCATCACCAAAAGCTGAAGAGAGTGAGCGTCCATCACCTAAAACTGAAGAGAGTGAGGGTCCATCACCAAAAGCTGAAGAGTCTCCTGATGTGCTGGATGCTAAAGCCAAAGACAAGGAAAGCACAAAAATTATTGTAGAACATGCAATTGTCGAATCTCACAAAGAGAGTGTCCTTAACAAAGATGAACCTTTGGTGGATGCTTCACCTGGCCGCAGAAGTATTGGGTCTTCCTCTCCTTGTCAGGAGAAGGTTGGTCAAGATCACTTTAACCAGAGATATTCACACATCTTTAGAACAGAATTAAAGATTGTGGAGGCTTCAGACTTAGAGTCGAATGCAAAGCCATCAGAGGCTTCAACCATACctgctgatgatgaagatgatgatgatgatatagaattTGTTGATGCAATCTCTCCAGTTTCTCCTAAAATTGACATAAGAAGTGAGGGACAGATTTTTGCCAGACAATCTGCatcagaaaaagaggaaaaacccaCAGTTGCACCAACTGCACCTGATGCATCAAAGATTAGTGAAAGGGTCAGCACCCCATCTGTTCCCATACAAGTGACtgcaggaaaagaggaagaagatcagACCAAAAAAGATTCAGCAAATGATTTGAACAAATCTTTTGATCGGGAGGAATCCACTAAATTCCTTGACCTGCCAGTCCGAAGTCCTACTCCACCCAAGAAAAGTCCCAGAAGGTCACCAAGAAGTCCCAAGAGCAAAGAGGCAGGCAAAGGTCGTCATTCCTCACTTATTTTACCCCTGGAATCTGAGCCTCAGGCGGTGGCTCCAAAGGGAACTAGATCGGCCTCCCCAACCACCAAGACGAAGGAGCATGGCAGAGTCTTCACATTCTCCCTGAAGCGAGAAAAGAGCAAAAGTGCCTCGTCTTTGCATTCAAGAAGAGGTAAGGATAAAGAGAGATCTTCAGTTCaggagggaaaagaagtaggAATGAAGCATCAGGTTCTCTTACATAGTGAGAGTGATGACATGCAGCTTGAAGCCCTTGGGAAAAGAGTTGGTGTCAGAAGCATGGTCATTGATGGAACAATCAAGCGCAACTTTATTGTCATACACCCATCAGATGAGTCAGACACCATAGGACTGGCACCAAGGGCAGTCATTTCAAATGGAGATGGTAATGCACATATCAGAACCCCCAAAGCACTTTCAAGTGTAAAGTCTCACATTTCAGGTCTGACATCAAACAAAATTGAGTCAGTCCAGAAAATTTCTTTAAAACAGGATATAAAGGAAGAGTTGACAGACACAGTAAGGGATACAGTCTCCTCCCCTACAACACTGGGACCAGTACCAAAAAGGTCACGGTCAAGAAAGACGAAAAGCACTGACAGAATGCGCGCAAGTTCACATTCCCTTTCCAATTATCCTGCAAATGACAGCCAGTTGCAGCGAACAACATCAGGGATGTCTGAGGTGGATTGTGATTCTGTTAACATGTCTTCACAAAGCTTGCACGTCAGCACAAATAAAGTCACATCAAAACTTTGTAGTATTATGTGA